The sequence below is a genomic window from Marinitoga hydrogenitolerans DSM 16785.
TTAAATATTTTGGATGAGCAATAACAGGAAATCCTCCAGCATTTCTTATAAGTCTTACAGCCTCTTTTGGTTCAATTTTTTCTTTAGGGATATGTGCAATTTTTCCATCACCAAGATATTTATCAAAAGCTTCATCTCTATCTTTAACATATCCTTTTTTCAATAATACCCTTGCAAAATGGGGCCTTCCAACAACATCACCACCAGCCTCATTTATCACTTCTTCTAAAGCAATATCAAATCCTAAACTGTTTAACCTTTCAATCATTAACTTATTTCTATTTTTTCTAAAATTTTGAACCTTTTCAAGAGCACTATTTAAATCATTATTATCCAAACTTATATTATATCCTAAAATATCAAACATATTTTTAAACTTACAACTAATTTCAAGTCCTGTAATATAATTAACTTCATATTTGTTTGCAAAATAAATTGCCTCTTTTTGTGCGCCAATATTATCATGATCTGTAACAGAATATAATAATAGATTTTTTTCTTTAGCTTTTAAAATTAACTCCTCTGGTGTAAAAGTTCCATCTGAATAAATTGAATGTGAGTGCAAATCTAAAAACATATACGGCCTCCTTTACAATAAATTAATGCGGGCAAAGAGCCCGCATTATGCGAGAATATCTAACTTTTGTCCTTGATACATCTCTCCAACAATTCTAACCATTTTTTCTGTTAAACCGTTTTGCTTATACATAATAGCATTTAAAAGATTCCCAAAATCTTGAGCAGTTTTTTGAACATTTTGAACAGCCTTTGCATTAACCTGCCTTGAAACATTTTGTGGAACATATTGGGATGAAACACCACTTACAGGACTGATCATTTTATCACCTTCTTTAGAGCTTTGACTAAGTTATCTATAATATATATCGTCTTAACTTCCACTATATTTAATTATATCATTATATTCTTTAAATTACAAAACATATTCACCCCTTATTTCTCTCTTGTTTTATTTTATCTTCGAAGGACTTTCAAAATTGGTTTTTATAAACCAAATATGTAATTTTATTCCATTTTCTTCTTCTGTTATATATTCAAAATCTTTTATAGTATCCGAATATATTATT
It includes:
- a CDS encoding PHP domain-containing protein, which codes for MFLDLHSHSIYSDGTFTPEELILKAKEKNLLLYSVTDHDNIGAQKEAIYFANKYEVNYITGLEISCKFKNMFDILGYNISLDNNDLNSALEKVQNFRKNRNKLMIERLNSLGFDIALEEVINEAGGDVVGRPHFARVLLKKGYVKDRDEAFDKYLGDGKIAHIPKEKIEPKEAVRLIRNAGGFPVIAHPKYLKLSYSKLKEIILELKKHGLWGIEVYYPKHSNSEIKLFRDLAIETNLYITAGSDFHGANKPDVDLGMNVNDPFLEESINYIIENKTI